The proteins below come from a single Bactrocera dorsalis isolate Fly_Bdor chromosome 5, ASM2337382v1, whole genome shotgun sequence genomic window:
- the LOC105232687 gene encoding protein Mo25, producing the protein MPLFGKSQKTPAELVRSLKEAINALETGGDRKAEKAQEDVSKNLVSIKNMLYGSSDSEPPADYVVAQLSQELYNSNLLLLLIQNLHRIDFEGKKHVALIFNNVLRRQIGTRSPTVEYICTKPEILFTLMAGYEDAHPEIALNSGTMLRECARYEALAKIMLHSEEFFKFFRYVEVSTFDIASDAFSTFKELLTRHKLLCAEFLEANYDRFFTQHYQRLLNSENYVTRRQSLKLLGELLLDRHNFTVMTRYISEPENLKLMMNMLKEKSRNIQFEAFHVFKVFVANPNKPKPILDILLRNQSKLVDFLTNFHTDRSEDEQFNDEKAYLIKQIKELKPLPEA; encoded by the coding sequence ATGCCCTTGTTTGGAAAATCACAAAAGACCCCCGCTGAATTGGTGCGGTCGCTTAAGGAAGCAATCAATGCACTAGAAACGGGTGGTGATCGTAAAGCAGAAAAAGCACAAGAAGATGTCAGCAAAAATCTTGTCTCCATTAAAAATATGCTTTACGGTAGCAGTGATTCGGAGCCACCAGCGGATTATGTAGTCGCCCAGCTGTCGCAGGAACTGTATAATAGtaatttattgttgcttttaataCAGAATCTGCATCGTATCGATTTTGAAGGCAAAAAACATGTAGCACTGATATTTAATAATGTGCTGCGACGACAAATTGGTACACGTTCACCCACAGTGGAGTACATCTGTACAAAGCCCGAAATACTGTTTACGTTAATGGCCGGCTACGAGGATGCGCATCCAGAGATTGCACTAAATTCTGGAACAATGCTGCGTGAGTGTGCCCGATATGAGGCACTCGCAAAAATAATGCTGCACTCAGAAGAGTTTTTCAAGTTCTTCCGCTATGTAGAGGTGTCGACCTTCGATATTGCGTCAGATGCATTCTCCACTTTCAAGGAATTGCTGACACGACACAAGCTACTGTGTGCCGAATTCCTCGAGGCCAATTATGATAGGTTCTTTACGCAACATTATCAAAGATTGTTAAATTCGGAAAACTATGTTACCAGACGACAAAGTCTGAAGTTATTAGGTGAATTATTACTTGATCGACACAATTTCACCGTGATGACACGTTACATTTCGGAGCCGGAAAATTTGAAACTTATGATGAATATGTTGAAAGAAAAGTCCCGTAATATACAATTCGAGGCCTTCCACGTCTTTAAGGTGTTTGTAGCAAACCCAAATAAGCCGAAACCTATATTAGATATCTTGCTACGCAACCAATCTAAATTGGTTGACTTTTTAACCAATTTCCATACGGATCGTTCAGAAGATGAGCAGTTTAACGATGAAAAAGCATATCTGATTAAACAGATAAAGGAGCTTAAGCCGCTGCCTGAAGCTTAG